A single genomic interval of bacterium harbors:
- a CDS encoding MerR family transcriptional regulator, protein MKVNRKKGYFSISAVAKMFSIHQQTVRLYEREGLINPKRSSGNTRLFSEEDIDRLEEVIYLTHELGINLAGVEMILKLKKQIKKMQDDMNKLFENTNDQLDKERIQAQELFQKAAKRISTLKNDSLKLKQYSMAEKKDSLSVPEEAADQWKIDYED, encoded by the coding sequence ATGAAAGTTAATAGAAAAAAAGGGTATTTTTCAATATCAGCTGTTGCAAAAATGTTTTCAATCCACCAACAGACTGTGCGCCTATATGAACGTGAAGGGCTCATTAACCCGAAACGATCCTCTGGGAATACAAGGCTTTTTTCTGAAGAGGATATTGATCGACTGGAAGAGGTTATCTATCTAACACACGAACTAGGAATCAACCTTGCCGGTGTTGAGATGATTTTAAAGCTGAAAAAACAGATTAAAAAGATGCAAGATGATATGAATAAGTTATTTGAAAATACGAACGATCAACTTGATAAAGAACGGATACAGGCACAAGAACTTTTTCAAAAAGCTGCAAAACGTATTAGTACCCTTAAAAATGACTCATTAAAATTAAAACAATACTCAATGGCTGAAAAAAAAGACAGTTTGTCTGTGCCGGAAGAAGCAGCTGATCAATGGAAAATAGATTATGAAGACTAA
- a CDS encoding prolipoprotein diacylglyceryl transferase: MVPVLVPLFGSFAIHAYGLCIVVGFIFFVYFLLRDSRYASLYSEDFLINILVLNTLSALVGGRILYLVSEDEVIESWFDIFAFWQGGLSVLGSIMSICLTIVTVFYFYKKPVLPFLDIAATYAPLLQSVGRLGCFFAGCCHGFYFTGCCHVLYTDGNSLAPLCVPLFPSQLLSSFLLFILFLFLYFLSKKTVLQNGIFFFLYLFFASSERFFTDFFRGDRGKIYALFSFNQIISIFLMTFALVMLFYFWCFKKTGNEKS; the protein is encoded by the coding sequence ATGGTGCCGGTATTAGTTCCTCTTTTTGGATCATTTGCCATCCATGCGTATGGTCTTTGTATTGTGGTGGGTTTTATTTTTTTTGTCTATTTTTTACTGCGTGATAGCCGTTATGCTTCTTTGTATTCAGAAGATTTTTTAATCAATATACTTGTATTAAACACCTTGAGTGCACTCGTTGGTGGACGAATTTTATATCTAGTATCTGAAGATGAAGTCATTGAATCCTGGTTCGATATTTTTGCTTTTTGGCAAGGAGGGCTTTCGGTTTTAGGAAGTATTATGAGCATATGTCTAACGATCGTTACAGTATTTTACTTTTACAAAAAACCCGTATTGCCCTTTTTAGATATCGCTGCAACGTATGCTCCGTTGTTGCAGTCAGTGGGACGATTAGGATGTTTTTTTGCTGGCTGTTGCCATGGTTTTTATTTTACAGGCTGTTGCCATGTACTATACACCGATGGTAATTCACTTGCGCCTCTGTGCGTTCCGCTTTTTCCTTCACAGCTATTGAGTTCTTTCTTATTGTTTATTTTGTTTCTTTTTTTATATTTTTTATCCAAAAAAACGGTGTTACAAAATGGAATATTCTTTTTTTTGTATCTATTTTTTGCATCATCTGAAAGATTTTTTACCGATTTTTTTCGCGGAGATAGAGGTAAAATATATGCATTATTTTCTTTTAATCAAATTATTTCAATATTTTTAATGACATTTGCTTTAGTTATGTTATTTTATTTTTGGTGTTTTAAAAAAACTGGGAATGAAAAATCGTAA
- a CDS encoding M23 family metallopeptidase has product MKIRHVMWPLLFLFFVLVSRFIYYYFFDKQAPLLVLTGITVGASYAGDVNCSLLLNKKSKVTMWLDMVLIADKHLVPASDIHNFIIPTKTMGNGKHNLKVEAIDTTFAQNKTVVDYPFIVDNQPLNGVFIGFEEIHKVFQGRTIHVQIQFNKLVSSVVARFLSQTYDCFQESNHSMVYETFIPVQCEENPNEYLLTVEAVDAVGNTLTLETKIQIVLFPFKKHTLAVSEEKMKKEEELVESEKDLGLLLEDLTNRSPKQKLWKGVFCTPIDIVRTTCDFGTIRTTQRKGRYAHKAVDVINAPRSVVWAPQDGVVVVKERFLYSGNTIVIDHGYGILSLFGHLDDFAKINVGDAVKKGSPIGTLGKTGYASGYHLHWEMRVGNVPVDPMQWTKPNF; this is encoded by the coding sequence GTGAAAATCAGGCATGTGATGTGGCCGTTGTTATTTTTATTTTTTGTCTTGGTTAGCCGCTTCATTTATTATTATTTTTTTGACAAACAAGCCCCGTTGTTAGTGCTTACCGGTATTACCGTTGGTGCTTCGTATGCTGGTGATGTTAACTGTTCACTCCTTTTGAATAAAAAATCTAAAGTTACTATGTGGCTTGACATGGTTTTGATTGCAGATAAACATCTTGTGCCTGCTTCTGATATACATAATTTTATTATCCCTACCAAAACGATGGGTAATGGAAAGCACAATCTTAAGGTGGAAGCTATAGATACAACTTTTGCGCAAAACAAAACAGTTGTTGATTATCCTTTTATTGTTGATAATCAACCATTGAATGGTGTGTTTATAGGTTTTGAAGAGATACATAAAGTTTTTCAAGGTAGAACGATTCATGTACAAATACAGTTTAACAAGTTGGTCAGTAGCGTCGTAGCTCGTTTTTTATCTCAAACATATGATTGTTTTCAAGAGTCAAATCATTCAATGGTCTATGAAACCTTTATTCCAGTTCAATGTGAGGAAAACCCTAATGAATATCTCTTAACAGTTGAAGCAGTAGATGCTGTTGGTAATACGTTGACTTTAGAAACTAAGATTCAAATCGTTCTGTTTCCTTTCAAAAAACATACACTTGCTGTCTCTGAAGAAAAGATGAAAAAAGAGGAAGAGCTTGTTGAAAGTGAGAAAGATTTAGGATTATTATTGGAAGATTTAACCAACCGATCACCAAAACAGAAGTTATGGAAGGGGGTCTTTTGTACCCCTATTGATATTGTACGAACGACTTGTGATTTTGGTACTATACGTACTACTCAGCGCAAGGGTCGTTATGCTCATAAAGCAGTCGATGTTATCAATGCGCCCCGTTCTGTGGTATGGGCTCCTCAAGACGGCGTTGTGGTGGTAAAAGAAAGATTTTTGTACTCGGGCAATACGATTGTTATTGATCATGGTTATGGAATCTTATCACTGTTTGGGCACCTAGATGATTTTGCAAAAATTAATGTAGGCGATGCGGTGAAAAAAGGGAGTCCAATTGGAACATTAGGAAAAACTGGATATGCCAGTGGTTATCATTTGCACTGGGAGATGAGAGTTGGAAATGTGCCTGTTGATCCTATGCAATGGACAAAGCCTAATTTTTAA
- the smpB gene encoding SsrA-binding protein SmpB — translation MKVVTVNKKAFFDYDIQSTVEAGVVLCGDEVKSIRQGKVSLVGAFATVHGGELYLINCNITQYSHAYFKTDGTKDRRKLLLHKREIMKLIGEIAQKRVVVVPLKLYFSSTNRVKVELGIGKHKKMSQKKELIKERDIRRETDRAIKSYR, via the coding sequence ATGAAAGTTGTAACAGTTAATAAAAAGGCGTTTTTTGACTATGATATTCAGTCTACTGTTGAGGCTGGTGTTGTGCTTTGTGGTGATGAGGTAAAATCGATTCGTCAAGGCAAAGTATCTCTTGTTGGCGCGTTTGCAACTGTACATGGAGGTGAACTGTATCTTATTAACTGTAATATTACTCAATATTCACATGCGTATTTCAAAACTGACGGTACCAAGGATCGAAGAAAGTTGTTGTTACATAAACGGGAAATTATGAAACTGATTGGCGAAATTGCACAAAAACGGGTAGTCGTTGTGCCATTGAAACTCTATTTTTCATCTACCAATCGAGTAAAAGTTGAGCTTGGTATTGGCAAACATAAGAAAATGTCGCAAAAAAAAGAGCTAATCAAAGAACGGGATATTCGGCGTGAAACTGATCGTGCGATTAAATCTTACCGATAA
- a CDS encoding DUF2062 domain-containing protein — MEIKAYWQTVKQLLSGEASIKRFYGSLLWAIWIAFCPFIGLHTAIALVVSWFFSLNTAIVLSVSMLINNPWTMVPVYYIDYQAGVALLSLFSPEQQVFIKSNPQVLQAVLTYIKQYLPFADFSLFVFLLGGLFVSLFVTICAHFIFVIFVRLKKA, encoded by the coding sequence ATGGAAATTAAAGCATATTGGCAAACAGTCAAACAGCTGTTATCTGGCGAAGCGTCGATAAAAAGGTTTTATGGATCGCTTTTATGGGCAATCTGGATTGCTTTTTGTCCCTTCATTGGTTTGCATACAGCCATTGCGCTTGTGGTTTCTTGGTTTTTTTCTTTGAATACGGCGATTGTATTGAGTGTTTCAATGCTTATCAATAATCCATGGACCATGGTGCCTGTTTATTATATTGATTATCAAGCTGGCGTTGCTTTGCTTTCACTGTTTAGTCCAGAACAACAGGTATTCATCAAAAGTAATCCACAGGTGTTACAGGCTGTCTTGACATACATCAAGCAGTATCTGCCGTTTGCTGATTTTTCCTTATTCGTTTTTTTACTCGGCGGACTCTTTGTATCGCTCTTTGTGACTATTTGTGCGCATTTTATATTTGTTATTTTTGTTCGTTTAAAGAAAGCTTGA
- the tsaD gene encoding tRNA (adenosine(37)-N6)-threonylcarbamoyltransferase complex transferase subunit TsaD, which yields MSRQNLVLGIETSCDETGMALYCPKEGLLTHTLFSQIDLHACYGGVIPELASRTQLEKIHLIFQEIFNHSSFSFQDVKTVAVTNRPGLPGSLLVGVSFAKAVAWAGQKKLIGINHLEGHIFSSFLEHNVPFPHLCLTASGGHTSLYLVEDFSVFSLICTTKDDAAGEAFDKIAKLMNLPYPGGPVIEKMGAEKDFYDFYAYPRCTAGALEFSFSGLKTAVLYHLVKLGAYDLKTKQFCQTEHDLKQQVASSLLVCIKDIFLEKIGLALAVHKHIKAVTFVGGCAANTYLKKTIEAFCINKGLQFFAPSPKFCTDNGAMIAFVGNYKVAKGQFDSFDLDITL from the coding sequence ATGTCAAGGCAAAACCTTGTCCTGGGAATTGAAACCTCGTGTGACGAAACAGGCATGGCGCTTTATTGCCCAAAAGAGGGATTGTTGACTCATACTTTATTTTCACAAATAGATCTGCATGCGTGCTATGGCGGAGTTATTCCTGAGCTAGCATCAAGGACACAACTAGAAAAAATACACCTTATTTTTCAAGAGATTTTCAACCACTCCTCATTTAGTTTTCAAGATGTAAAAACCGTAGCCGTGACTAATCGACCGGGCCTTCCTGGATCTTTACTCGTTGGCGTTTCATTTGCAAAAGCAGTTGCCTGGGCAGGGCAAAAAAAACTGATCGGGATCAATCATCTTGAAGGGCACATTTTTTCTTCATTTTTAGAACACAATGTTCCCTTTCCACACCTTTGCTTAACCGCATCAGGCGGCCATACATCATTATATTTGGTTGAAGATTTTAGTGTTTTTTCACTCATCTGCACCACCAAAGACGACGCAGCAGGAGAAGCTTTTGACAAGATTGCCAAACTTATGAATCTGCCATACCCCGGCGGACCGGTGATTGAAAAAATGGGAGCAGAAAAAGATTTTTATGATTTTTATGCATATCCCCGCTGCACAGCAGGTGCACTTGAATTCTCATTTTCAGGCCTTAAAACAGCAGTTTTATATCATCTGGTCAAACTTGGTGCATATGACCTGAAAACAAAACAGTTTTGCCAAACGGAGCACGATTTAAAACAGCAAGTCGCAAGCTCACTGCTTGTCTGTATCAAAGATATCTTCCTTGAAAAAATTGGACTTGCACTCGCAGTTCACAAACATATCAAAGCAGTTACATTCGTCGGCGGATGCGCAGCCAATACATATCTGAAAAAAACTATCGAAGCCTTTTGTATAAATAAAGGCCTGCAGTTTTTTGCTCCATCACCGAAGTTCTGCACCGACAACGGTGCTATGATCGCATTTGTAGGTAATTACAAGGTTGCAAAAGGTCAATTTGATTCATTCGATCTTGATATTACACTGTAA
- a CDS encoding insulinase family protein yields MFINVAAKKGVIFFVGGVASVFAVYLGWLFFLQSSTGLVGMTKGYVDKYVLKNGLTVLVRRVTTVPKVAVELWYHVGSKDEQVGEKGLAHLIEHMIFKGTTKLSESDINTITHKLSGYCNAFTSFDYTGYTFDFPSQHYKVAFDIIADCMQNCTFDPQMLNSEMKAVIQELKMYRDNYGRDLAEKMMSRIFSGHPYHFPIIGFKRDLWTVASDDLKKFYKKHYKPNNATLIVVGDVEAEEVFALAKRTFESIPADPGYKKQSIPFEQGLDRVSVTMYRDVQIPIYCFGFTIPGLKEKKDYFIQLIEWIIANGRGSILYKKLVNELQFASDINMSSWDLFDGGISFFACDPLEGITQEAISTVIKQELESLAKNGVTDQQLTRAINKAKSTFYSNLESVDSQAYMIGSAFLATGDEQYLFNMMNVPFEKAKEEVNHLLRTVFRPTVMHDGAVLPLPDDREKEAWKQLQESSDAEDNAILSARKRTVPLQDPVYVNKVSAKEPVDFAYAMPTSFTLNNGLKVLYAQNDQVPKIAIVVQFKAQYVYDPEDKEGLFNFVACMIPEGTKNYTAEQLAEFIEAKGMTLGTHAGAFMLTMLKDDLKDGLSVIKELLQNVSFEPAAIEKVRAQLLNDVKHFWDDPKSIAGQLLREAIYKGHPYQKNILGTVDSVSRITKADLEHFYKTYVNPWGTTIAIVGDLTGYDVEQECNKLLSDWKAKPFKLLAYPELPKVEKQIKDYYINRDQVVLLYGMPSIDRKHPDYDKLLIFDQIFGGGFLGSMHSKLFQLREETGLFYTINGTFLSGSDEQPGCFKVFTIVSLDRVGEAQEAIEAVIQHAADNISDTAFEEAKRAIINASMHNFTSNVYMATAFLTIDRFGLPRTYYSDRKKHLENITKDQMIEAVKKIVSKDNFVLIRAGRV; encoded by the coding sequence GTGTTTATAAATGTAGCCGCTAAAAAAGGTGTTATTTTTTTTGTGGGTGGGGTGGCAAGTGTTTTTGCAGTATATCTGGGGTGGTTATTTTTTTTACAATCTTCTACGGGGCTTGTAGGTATGACAAAAGGTTATGTGGATAAATATGTGCTAAAAAACGGCTTGACAGTCCTTGTCAGAAGAGTAACCACGGTACCAAAAGTAGCGGTTGAACTTTGGTATCACGTGGGATCTAAAGATGAACAGGTTGGTGAAAAGGGGTTAGCCCATCTGATTGAGCATATGATTTTTAAAGGAACCACGAAACTGTCTGAATCAGATATTAATACTATTACGCATAAGCTGTCGGGATATTGCAATGCGTTTACCTCCTTTGATTATACGGGTTATACGTTTGATTTTCCAAGTCAACATTATAAGGTTGCGTTTGATATTATTGCCGATTGTATGCAGAACTGCACGTTCGATCCTCAGATGTTAAACTCCGAAATGAAAGCGGTCATTCAAGAGCTTAAAATGTATCGTGACAATTATGGCAGAGATCTTGCAGAAAAGATGATGAGCCGTATTTTTTCTGGACACCCGTACCATTTTCCTATTATTGGGTTTAAGCGTGATCTATGGACGGTCGCATCTGATGATTTAAAGAAATTTTATAAAAAACATTATAAACCGAATAATGCGACATTGATTGTGGTTGGCGACGTTGAAGCTGAGGAGGTATTTGCCTTAGCAAAACGTACTTTTGAATCGATACCAGCTGATCCAGGTTATAAAAAACAGTCTATCCCATTTGAGCAGGGATTGGATCGTGTGTCGGTTACGATGTATCGCGATGTCCAAATACCTATTTACTGTTTTGGATTTACGATTCCAGGATTGAAAGAAAAGAAAGATTACTTTATTCAGTTGATCGAATGGATTATTGCGAATGGTCGCGGATCGATATTGTATAAAAAACTGGTTAATGAACTGCAGTTTGCTAGTGACATCAATATGAGTTCATGGGATCTTTTTGATGGTGGCATCAGTTTTTTTGCGTGTGATCCATTGGAAGGCATTACACAGGAGGCTATCTCGACGGTTATTAAACAGGAGCTTGAATCGTTGGCAAAAAATGGAGTGACTGATCAGCAGTTGACTCGAGCGATTAATAAAGCAAAATCTACTTTTTATAGCAATCTTGAAAGCGTGGACAGCCAGGCTTATATGATAGGTTCAGCGTTTTTGGCGACAGGTGATGAGCAGTACCTTTTTAATATGATGAATGTACCGTTTGAAAAGGCAAAAGAGGAGGTGAACCATCTATTAAGAACTGTATTTAGACCCACAGTTATGCATGATGGAGCTGTGCTTCCTTTGCCTGATGACCGTGAAAAGGAAGCGTGGAAGCAGTTGCAAGAGTCTTCAGATGCTGAGGATAATGCAATTTTATCAGCTCGAAAGCGTACAGTGCCTTTGCAAGATCCTGTCTATGTCAATAAAGTTTCTGCAAAAGAGCCTGTTGATTTTGCGTATGCAATGCCAACTAGCTTTACGTTGAATAATGGATTAAAAGTTCTGTATGCGCAGAATGATCAGGTTCCTAAAATTGCAATCGTGGTACAGTTTAAAGCACAGTATGTGTATGATCCGGAAGATAAAGAAGGACTGTTTAATTTTGTAGCATGTATGATTCCAGAAGGAACGAAAAACTATACAGCTGAGCAGTTGGCAGAATTTATTGAAGCAAAAGGTATGACGCTTGGGACGCATGCCGGTGCCTTTATGTTGACAATGCTTAAGGATGATCTGAAAGATGGGCTTTCGGTTATCAAAGAGCTTTTGCAAAATGTTTCTTTTGAGCCGGCGGCGATTGAAAAGGTGCGTGCTCAGTTGTTGAATGATGTGAAGCATTTTTGGGATGATCCAAAATCGATTGCTGGTCAACTGTTGAGAGAAGCTATTTATAAGGGTCATCCATATCAAAAAAATATCTTGGGAACAGTCGATTCAGTGAGTCGTATTACGAAAGCTGATTTAGAACATTTTTATAAAACTTATGTGAATCCATGGGGTACGACGATTGCAATTGTTGGTGATCTGACTGGTTATGACGTCGAACAGGAATGTAATAAACTCTTGAGTGATTGGAAGGCTAAACCATTTAAATTACTTGCTTATCCGGAGTTGCCAAAGGTTGAAAAACAGATTAAAGATTATTATATTAATCGTGATCAGGTAGTTCTGTTGTATGGAATGCCATCAATTGATCGCAAACATCCTGATTACGATAAGTTGCTGATTTTTGATCAGATTTTTGGTGGTGGATTTTTGGGTTCCATGCATAGCAAACTATTTCAGTTACGTGAAGAAACGGGCCTTTTTTATACGATCAATGGTACCTTTTTGAGTGGATCTGATGAACAACCAGGCTGTTTCAAGGTGTTTACTATTGTTTCACTTGATCGAGTTGGCGAAGCGCAAGAAGCTATTGAAGCTGTCATTCAACATGCAGCTGATAATATTTCTGATACAGCATTTGAAGAAGCGAAGAGAGCAATTATCAATGCTTCAATGCATAATTTTACTTCAAATGTATATATGGCTACTGCATTTTTAACTATTGATAGATTTGGTTTGCCGCGTACGTATTATTCTGATCGTAAAAAGCATTTAGAAAATATCACTAAGGATCAGATGATTGAAGCAGTAAAAAAGATAGTTTCAAAAGATAATTTCGTACTGATTCGGGCCGGAAGAGTTTGA
- a CDS encoding ComEC/Rec2 family competence protein — MKKATSFVIPSLSVLTVAVGPFAFGIMLPVIPIFIVWTCVAIFLFILYKKISIKPAMTALLIIFGNYYFHFRTNLWIDHIKKIKDKTIQMSGLVTDFTEATAQNKQSKYLITIHECSEQSLIGKKASLYIRGRHIPIMPGSIIICQALTIKDIPEKLRPYLMKDNIAISFYSSPKNIKRKAQKQDIVAYFYKVTTRLSHSIKINLSAESADLFQLLFLGNKKYELDNSLLSSFKYWGISHYVARSGMHLALLTLFWQYLFFLIPLPWIMRQLLLLFLTLFYFSFSWTSVSFLRAFYCFLSIKLHSIIKKRSEFLHILSLTTWAMLLYNPILIFFLDFQLSFGMTYTLAWFSSITKARTNLKTIAE, encoded by the coding sequence ATGAAAAAAGCAACATCTTTTGTTATTCCATCTCTCTCTGTGCTCACGGTAGCAGTTGGACCATTTGCTTTTGGAATCATGCTTCCCGTTATACCTATTTTCATTGTATGGACCTGTGTTGCAATTTTTCTTTTCATTTTATATAAAAAAATCTCTATAAAACCAGCGATGACCGCACTGCTCATTATTTTTGGCAACTATTATTTCCATTTTCGAACCAATCTATGGATTGATCATATCAAAAAAATAAAAGACAAAACTATACAAATGAGTGGACTTGTTACAGACTTTACTGAAGCTACCGCTCAAAACAAACAGTCAAAATATCTCATCACCATACATGAGTGTTCAGAACAATCGCTTATCGGAAAAAAAGCGTCTCTTTATATTCGCGGCAGACATATACCAATAATGCCTGGATCGATAATAATATGCCAAGCATTAACAATCAAAGATATCCCTGAAAAACTACGCCCCTATTTAATGAAAGATAATATTGCAATCAGTTTTTACTCAAGCCCCAAAAATATCAAACGAAAAGCGCAAAAGCAGGATATCGTGGCATACTTTTATAAAGTTACAACCAGATTGAGTCACTCTATTAAAATAAACCTATCTGCTGAAAGCGCAGATCTATTTCAACTTCTATTCCTTGGCAACAAAAAATATGAGCTAGATAATTCATTACTATCATCATTTAAATACTGGGGAATTAGTCATTATGTAGCACGATCAGGAATGCATTTAGCACTATTAACCCTATTTTGGCAATACCTGTTTTTCCTTATACCCTTGCCATGGATTATGAGGCAACTTTTGCTCCTGTTCTTAACTCTTTTTTACTTCTCCTTCTCATGGACCTCTGTATCGTTTTTAAGGGCGTTCTACTGCTTCTTATCGATTAAACTACATTCAATCATAAAAAAAAGGTCGGAATTTCTTCATATCCTTTCACTGACCACCTGGGCGATGCTTTTGTATAATCCTATTTTAATTTTTTTTCTAGATTTTCAGTTAAGTTTTGGAATGACCTACACACTTGCTTGGTTTAGCTCTATTACAAAAGCACGCACTAATTTAAAAACTATTGCAGAATAA
- a CDS encoding uracil-DNA glycosylase: MDEKNRKAAALTELYSLYQNCTSCPLANLGRNKIVFGTGNLMSKIMLIGEGPGEKEDQLGLPFVGRSGNLLTRMLAIAGINRKDIFITNIVKCRPPHNRKPTALESTTCKKILLEKQIEIINPDMLCTLGSCSLESLLESKVSITKIRGQLLTWNNRHLIPTFHPAYILRNPAMLDYCIEDFLKLQEVVTQN; the protein is encoded by the coding sequence ATGGATGAAAAAAACAGAAAAGCAGCGGCACTCACAGAACTTTATAGTTTATACCAAAACTGCACATCATGCCCACTTGCAAACCTTGGCAGAAACAAAATAGTGTTTGGAACTGGCAACCTAATGAGTAAAATAATGCTGATTGGCGAAGGTCCAGGAGAAAAAGAAGATCAGTTGGGCCTGCCTTTCGTTGGCAGATCGGGCAACTTACTCACCCGTATGCTTGCAATTGCAGGTATCAATAGGAAAGATATTTTTATTACAAACATAGTAAAATGTAGACCGCCACACAACAGAAAACCGACAGCACTTGAAAGCACTACTTGCAAAAAAATACTACTTGAAAAACAGATTGAGATCATTAATCCCGATATGCTATGCACGCTTGGAAGTTGCTCACTAGAAAGTTTACTAGAAAGCAAAGTCTCCATTACAAAAATACGCGGACAGCTGCTTACCTGGAATAATAGACACCTCATTCCAACATTTCACCCGGCATATATCTTGCGTAATCCAGCAATGCTCGATTACTGCATCGAAGATTTCTTAAAACTTCAAGAAGTTGTGACGCAGAACTAA
- the nusA gene encoding transcription termination factor NusA, with product MNLKQVIDQLIDERGLDRPVLETLVRQSMEAAYLKKYPNVTFAIHYDYATGQLLIEALKEVVPVVQDADKQVSLKKARFLFKDTQPGQTIKVPFEGTIGRVEVMHAKQLLAQKIKAIEATAVYNEFKDRRGEIIHGVFHKAQRGGFVVTLDDGTSAFLPSSHMSPLDRAVIGVSVRCLLFEVSADPLNEYQLILDRSSGDFVRKLMELEIPEIFEKIVQIKKIVRIAGYKSKVLVFSQDDNIDSVGTCVGIGGSRIKPILNEISGEKIDIIAESDSLEQFIKDALKPAHIDRVQMIDDQNARVWVDEEQRSYAIGKGGQNIALASRLVGLNIQLNQKDEQRHSASLPEGVDDTW from the coding sequence GTGAATTTAAAACAGGTTATAGATCAACTTATTGACGAACGCGGCCTTGACCGACCGGTACTTGAAACACTGGTCAGACAAAGTATGGAAGCTGCTTATTTAAAAAAATATCCAAATGTGACTTTTGCAATTCATTATGATTATGCGACAGGTCAACTTTTAATCGAAGCTCTTAAAGAAGTTGTTCCTGTTGTACAAGATGCGGACAAGCAGGTAAGTTTGAAAAAAGCACGGTTTTTGTTTAAAGATACACAGCCAGGGCAGACGATCAAAGTCCCCTTTGAAGGCACTATTGGACGTGTTGAAGTGATGCATGCAAAACAGCTGCTTGCGCAAAAGATTAAGGCTATTGAAGCAACTGCTGTTTATAATGAGTTTAAAGATCGACGCGGCGAAATCATACATGGTGTATTTCACAAAGCACAACGTGGGGGATTTGTGGTTACGCTTGATGATGGAACAAGTGCCTTTTTGCCTTCTTCGCATATGAGTCCTTTAGATAGAGCAGTAATAGGGGTATCTGTCCGCTGTTTACTGTTTGAGGTATCTGCTGATCCCCTTAATGAGTATCAGCTTATTTTAGATCGATCTTCGGGTGATTTTGTGCGAAAGCTTATGGAGCTTGAAATACCAGAGATTTTTGAAAAAATTGTACAGATTAAAAAAATTGTTCGCATAGCAGGGTATAAATCTAAAGTCCTTGTTTTTTCACAAGATGATAATATTGATTCAGTTGGCACCTGTGTAGGCATTGGGGGCAGTCGAATAAAGCCTATTCTAAATGAAATCAGTGGAGAAAAAATTGATATTATAGCCGAATCTGACTCGCTTGAGCAGTTTATAAAAGATGCTTTGAAGCCAGCGCATATCGATCGTGTTCAGATGATTGATGATCAAAATGCTCGTGTATGGGTTGATGAAGAGCAGCGTTCTTATGCAATTGGAAAAGGTGGACAGAATATCGCTTTAGCGTCAAGACTTGTTGGTTTAAATATTCAGTTAAATCAGAAAGATGAGCAGCGACATTCAGCTTCTCTGCCTGAAGGTGTTGATGATACGTGGTAA